The Janthinobacterium tructae genome contains the following window.
GAAGCTGACCCTGCGCGGCAAGCGCCTGGGCCTGGCCCTGTCGGAAATCAAGAGCCTGGTCGACATGTATGAATCGCCGAAGGACACGCGCGCGCAGATGGACCGCTTCCTGGGCGTGCTGGCGCAGCACCGGCAGACGCTGGAGCAGCAGCGCATCGATATCGAAATGGCGCTGGCGGAAATCAGCGCGCATGAGGACGCGTGCGCGCGCATGCTGGCGGACTTGAACAGGGATAAGGTGCCGACAAGCTGAGTCGCCACGCGGCAGGCGCTGGCCGCACACGCATCGCTTTACGCGCATCACTTTACGTTTACGTAAACGTCACAACTGAGTATCATAGCTTCACTGACCCGGCACCCATGACCGCCACACTTATAACGACGAGGACGACATGCTCCATCTCCCAGGCTTGACCTTTGACCACGGCGACGACATCGCCTCCCTGCGCGAAGCAATCCAACAATTTGCCGCCGCCGAAATCGCGCCGCGCGCGGCCGAAATCGACCGCACCGACCAGTTCCCCATGGACCTGTGGCGCAAGATGGGCGACATGGGCTTGCTCGGCATCACCGTCAGCGAAGAATACGGCGGCGCCGGCATGGGCTATCTGGCGCACATCATCGCCATGGAAGAAATCTCGCGTGCCTCGGCCTCCGTCGGCCTGTCCTACGGCGCCCACTCGAACCTGTGCGTGAACCAGATCAAGCGCAACGGCACGGCCGAGCAAAAAGCCAAATACCTGCCAAAACTGATCACGGGCGAGCATATCGGTGCGCTGGCCATGTCGGAGCCGAACGCGGGCTCGGACGTCGTCAGCATGAAACTGCGCGCCGACTTCAAGGGCGACCGCTGGGTCTTGAACGGCACCAAGATGTGGATCACCAACGGTCCCGACGCGGACGTGCTGGTGGTGTACGCGAAAAACGACCTGGACGCGGGCGCGCGCGGCATGACGGCGTTCCTGATCGAAAAGAATTTCAAGGGCTTTTCCATCGCGCAAAAGCTCGACAAGCTGGGCATGCGCGGCTCGCACACGGGCGAACTGGTATTCCAGGATTGCGAAGTGCCGGCCGAAAACGTGCTGGGCGGCCTGGGCAAGGGCGTCAATGTGCTGATGTCGGGCCTCGATTTCGAGCGCACCGTGCTGTCCGGCGGACCGCTGGGCATCATGCAGGCCTGCATGGATCTGGTCGTGCCTTACGTACATGACCGCAAGCAATTCGGCCAGGCCATCGGCGAATTCCAATTGATGCAAGGCAAACTGGCCGACATGTACTCGACCATGATGGCGTGCAAGGCCTATGTGTATGCCGTGGGCCAGGCTTGCGACCGCGCCACCACGCCGGAAGCCGTGCGCCAGTTGCGCAAGGATGCGGCCGGC
Protein-coding sequences here:
- a CDS encoding MerR family transcriptional regulator, translating into MTTYTITELAREFDITARAIRFYEDQGLLSPKREGAGGRSRVYTPRDRTRLKLTLRGKRLGLALSEIKSLVDMYESPKDTRAQMDRFLGVLAQHRQTLEQQRIDIEMALAEISAHEDACARMLADLNRDKVPTS
- a CDS encoding isovaleryl-CoA dehydrogenase, which codes for MLHLPGLTFDHGDDIASLREAIQQFAAAEIAPRAAEIDRTDQFPMDLWRKMGDMGLLGITVSEEYGGAGMGYLAHIIAMEEISRASASVGLSYGAHSNLCVNQIKRNGTAEQKAKYLPKLITGEHIGALAMSEPNAGSDVVSMKLRADFKGDRWVLNGTKMWITNGPDADVLVVYAKNDLDAGARGMTAFLIEKNFKGFSIAQKLDKLGMRGSHTGELVFQDCEVPAENVLGGLGKGVNVLMSGLDFERTVLSGGPLGIMQACMDLVVPYVHDRKQFGQAIGEFQLMQGKLADMYSTMMACKAYVYAVGQACDRATTPEAVRQLRKDAAGAILYSAEKATWMAGEAIQALGGNGYINEYPAGRLWRDAKLYEIGAGTSEIRRMLIGRELFAETK